A window of the Cannabis sativa cultivar Pink pepper isolate KNU-18-1 chromosome X, ASM2916894v1, whole genome shotgun sequence genome harbors these coding sequences:
- the LOC133031747 gene encoding uncharacterized protein LOC133031747 produces MASYYGRRSSTTTSILEGFTLSPLPYPVLLILAVAFIFLGTSWYFSYEEAVETAEEQINWVLFVVPIIILLIVRWLSSMENPDALFAISPWDRRRRTHHVPSEGSSPWGVAALILLLLVLLQFHSVFRDSWLI; encoded by the coding sequence ATGGCCTCCTACTACGGAAGAAGAAGCTCAACAACCACATCAATCTTAGAAGGGTTCACTCTGTCACCGCTGCCGTACCCTGTTCTCCTCATTCTAGCAGTTGCTTTCATCTTTCTTGGTACATCCTGGTACTTTTCTTACGAGGAAGCCGTCGAAACCGCCGAAGAACAAATCAATTGGGTTCTCTTTGTagtcccaattattattttgctCATCGTTCGTTGGCTCTCATCTATGGAAAACCCAGATGCTCTTTTTGCCATCTCACCCTGGGACCGTCGCCGGAGAACCCACCACGTACCGTCGGAGGGTAGCTCGCCCTGGGGCGTGGCTGCTCTCATCCTTCTCTTACTGGTTCTGCTTCAGTTCCACTCTGTCTTTCGTGATAGTTggttaatataa
- the LOC115704378 gene encoding triosephosphate isomerase, chloroplastic, with translation MAVTSTSLASQLAGPTNFSGLRRSCFKLDHSNSLSPTQSLFQHLHSHLRLSSSRKGSRAVVTMAGTGKFFVGGNWKCNGTKDSITKLVSDLNTAKLEDDVDVVVAPPFVYLDQVKNSLTDRIEISAQNSWVGKGGAFTGEISVEQLKDIGAKWVILGHSERRHVIGEDDQFIGKKAAYALSEGLGVIACIGELLEEREAGKTFDVCFQQLKAYADAVPSWDNIVIAYEPVWAIGTGKVASPEQAQEVHTALRDWLKNNVSAEVASKTRIIYGGSVNGGNSAELAKKEDIDGFLVGGASLKGPEFATIINSVTSKKVAA, from the exons ATGGCGGTAACCTCCACTTCTCTAGCTTCCCAACTCGCGGGACCCACAAACTTCTCCGGCCTCCGACGCTCCTGCTTCAAGCTCGACCACTCCAACTCACTCTCACCCACTCAATCCCTTTTCCAACACCTCCATTCCCATCTCCGCCTCTCTTCCTCTCGCAAGGGCTCTAGAGCCGTCGTCACCATGGCCGGCACCGGAAAG TTTTTCGTTGGTGGGAACTGGAAGTGT AACGGCACAAAAGACTCAATCACCAAGCTGGTCTCTGATTTGAACACTGCAAAATTGGAGGATGATGTTG ATGTTGTTGTAGCACCACCCTTTGTGTACCTTGATCAGGTGAAGAACTCATTAACTGATCGCATTGAGATTTCTGCCCAAAACTCTTGGGTTGGAAAAGGCGGAGCTTTCACGGGGGAAATTAG tgtcgAACAATTGAAGGATATTGGTGCCAAATGGGTTATTCTTGGACATTCAGAGAGAAGACATGTTATCGGCGAAGATGATCAG TTTATAGGAAAGAAAGCGGCTTATGCCTTGAGCGAGGGTCTTGGAGTAATAGCTTGCATAGGGGAACTATTAGAAGAAAGGGAAGCTGGAAAAACTTTTGATGTCTGCTTTCAACAATTGAAAGCTTATGCTG ATGCAGTGCCTAGTTGGGATAACATAGTCATTGCTTATGAACCTGTATGGGCTATAGGTACCGGAAAGGTGGCTTCACCTGAACAAGCTCAGGAAGTGCACACAGCCCTTCGTGACTGGCTCAAAAACAATGTGTCAGCAGAAGTAGCATCTAAAACAAGAATTATTTATGGAG GGTCTGTAAATGGTGGAAATTCTGCTGAACTCGCGAAAAAGGAAGATATTGACGGTTTTCTCGTCGGGGGCGCTTCTCTAAAG GGTCCTGAATTTGCTACCATCATAAATTCTGTTACCTCTAAGAAAGTTGCTGCCTAA
- the LOC133031746 gene encoding uncharacterized protein LOC133031746, which yields MRHPLKNQDEQPDGRQPETDEREIPHENEEDLGTQPGERRSPARNHQRSSQTHRARTRTYPDGGNTTNRSREEGTEREEASVTSRRSRTHSRSTRRGESTQRANDRESMGTSKSGSHSQTKSMSKTRSASNYSQLDLREHLNRKKPDLRQQLGPKQEDPIQLQINELEDKFRRYQVGELGKLSGYDIGEILSLYIECLLKVVLSYFV from the coding sequence ATGAGACACCCCTTAAAAAATCAGGACGAACAGCCAGATGGGAGACAACCGGAAACTGATGAACGAGAAATCCCTCATGAAAATGAGGAGGATCTTGGGACTCAACCGGGAGAACGGAGATCACCTGCTAGAAATCACCAACGTTCATCCCAAACCCATAGAGCGAGGACTCGTACATATCCTGATGGGGGAAATACGACAAACCGCTCTCGGGAGGAAGGAACAGAGCGTGAAGAAGCAAGTGTGACTTCGAGGCGATCCAGAACCCATAGTCGATCAACTCGAAGAGGAGAAAGTACTCAACGAGCTAATGACCGAGAAAGTATGGGAACTAGTAAATCCGGAAGCCACTCACAGACAAAGTCAATGAGTAAGACAAGATCTGCCAGCAATTACTCCCAACTGGATCTGCGAGAGCACTTGAATCGGAAGAAACCTGACCTTCGCCAACAGCTTGGtccaaagcaagaggatccaatccaattgcagATAAACGAGCTGGAGGACAAGTTTAGAAGATATCAAGTAGGGGAATTAGGGAAACTATCTGGATACGACATTGGGGAAATTTTGTCTCTGTacatcgaatgtctcttgaaaGTGGTCTTAAGTTATTTTGTCTAA
- the LOC115704357 gene encoding transcription factor bHLH121, whose product MNQLQHDDFIQSPNPPSDPGLPSSSARSQPTSSKRPEGETKDGTVARKLQKADREKLRRDRLNEHFIELGSVLDPDRPKNDKATILTDTIQLLKDLTSQVDKLKAEYTMLNEESRELTQEKNDLREEKTSLKSDIENLNVQCQQRVRTMFPWAAMDHSVVMAPTSYPYPVPISMPQGPIPMHPHMQPYPYYGNQNPGVIPNPCSTFVPYITPSTLVEQQSQQYVSPVVQPVHRSNVSGKQDSRNKSSGESKIEKSEDSSDVATNLELKTPGSATDQDSGQGQSQRYVSKECKITEKSSSSRCSSSRSVQDSSSNSIVSSRKPDNQKKD is encoded by the exons ATGAATCAGCTTCAACACGACGACTTCATTCAATCCCCAAATCCACCTTCAGATCCGGGCCTGCCTTCTTCCTCCGCTCGCTCCCAACCCACTTCCAG TAAAAGACCTGAGGGGGAAACCAAGGATGGCACAGTTGCAAGAAAGCTTCAGAAGGCTGACAGAGAGAAGTTGAGGCGGGATCGATTAAACGAGCACTTTATCGAATTAGGAAGTGTTTTAG ATCCTGACAGACCAAAAAATGACAAAGCAACTATCTTAACCGATACTATCCAATTGCTGAAGGATTTGACATCACAGGTTGACAAACTTAAAGCTGAATATACTATGCTAAATGAAGAATCTCGCGAG TTGACACAGGAGAAAAATGATCTCAGAGAAGAGAAAACCTCTCTCAAGTCTGACATTGAAAACCTTAACGTTCAGTGTCAGCAAAGAGTGAGAACGATGTTTCCTTGGGCTGCTATGGATCACTCAGTTGTCATGGCACCAACTTCATACCCATATCCAGTTCCAATATCAATGCCTCAAGGGCCCATTCCTATGCATCCGCATATGCAGCCATATCCGTATTATGGAAATCAGAATCCAGGCGTCATTCCTAACCCCTGTTCAACTTTTGTTCCATATATAACTCCGAGTACCCTGGTTGAGCAGCAGTCTCAACAGTACGTGTCTCCAGTTGTTCAACCAGTCCACCGGTCCAATGTTTCTGGCAAACAAGATTCTAGAAATAAGTCCTCAGGAGAAAGCAAGATTGAAAAAAGTGAGGATTCAAGTGATGTTGCCACAAATCTGGAGTTGAAGACTCCTGGATCTGCAACAGATCAG GATTCAGGTCAAGGGCAATCTCAAAGATATGTGAGTAAGGAATGTAAAATCACTGAAAAAAGCTCTTCAAGTAGATGTTCTTCTTCTCGAAGCGTGCAAGACAGCTCATCTAATAGCATAGTTAGCAGCAGAAAGCCCGATAACCAAAAAAAAGATTGA